In one window of Nerophis ophidion isolate RoL-2023_Sa linkage group LG05, RoL_Noph_v1.0, whole genome shotgun sequence DNA:
- the LOC133552722 gene encoding dentin sialophosphoprotein-like isoform X2 — translation METRRDHFPSLWHLNGTHVNICKEHGHRTCMLHLQQRLQELKCRECVARHNNKELLQQFDKAQDTLREMVAATAAMKTVRLEYEHHLEASAPCWQQQKEDTQGHHTTAQQKHLLAESAHRPVLPAFLQHAIAPVSHPQCGPGLNATRWASNPDNGPWSSVGMPSGSDGHLCMEDSPAHHAGTCSSSSHSSQELDAPSVRSASEHAEHVGSTVSRPARTKKKGSTFAENRCSSQGSSRRSSAAVSGGQSSSRKGSTDTIRRNVLGLALGSPKMKNKGNDQKSPTSSSLRKSPGEDAGSGSPFNQSESREHPEWGSGSNKAVGSKDREEELDSGEDEETSQGDESEEDGEDLSDEVNEKDPVSLQEEEDNVDDTDEEEEREDDVDETDEEEEQREDDVEETDEEEREDEVEETDEEEREDNVEETEEPTSEEESDSDDSIIAPLQKRAEIPQEASDGREESTRRSDEDSSDVFDDKIENLLAPQTQKIQEKDEKAEEEHKETCNVKISPAETHRLSDSDDFDQFYD, via the exons CATGCTGCATCTGCAACAGCGCTTGCAGGAGCTAAAGTGCAGAGAGTGCGTGGCCCGCCACAACAACAAAGAGCTGCTACAGCAGTTTGACAAAGCTCAGGACACTCTGAGAGAGATGGTGGCTGCCACTGCTGCCATGAAAACTGTGCGG CTGGAGTACGAGCATCACTTGGAGGCCAGTGCTCCTTGTTGGCAGCAACAGAAGGAGGACACACAAGGTCATCACACCACGGCACAACAGAAGCATCTTCTCGCTGAGTCGGCACACCGTCCCGTACTCCCTGCATTTCTTCAACATGCCATTGCCCCTGTGTCGCACCCCCAGTGTGGGCCCGGGCTAAATGCAACAAGGTGGGCCTCTAATCCAGATAATGGGCCCTGGTCCTCAGTCGGGATGCCCTCAGGCTCTGATGGTCACCTGTGCATGGAGGACTCCCCAGCACACCATGCTGGAACATGCAGCTCTAGCAGTCATTCATCCCAGGAGCTGGATGCTCCCTCAG TGCGTTCAGCCAGTGAGCATGCAGAACATGTCGGCAGCACAGTATCAAGACCAGCGAGGACAAAGAAGAAAGGAAGCACCTTCGCAGAGAACAGATGCAGCTCTCAGGG GTCATCCAGGAGGTCCTCAGCTGCAGTGTCTGGAGGACAATCTTCATCGCGCAAAGGCAGCACCGATACAATCAGAAGAAATGTCCTGGGACTTGCGCTTGGATCTCCAAAGATGAAGAACAAGGGAAATGACCAAAAGAGTCCGACAAGTTCTTCTCTCAGGAAATCTCCGGGTGAGGATGCAGGGAGTGGGAGTCCTTTCAACCAATCAGAAAGCAGAGAGCATCCAGAGTGGGGCAGTGGAAGCAACAAGGCTGTGGGAAGCAAGGACCGCGAAGAAGAACTGGACAGTGGTGAGGATGAAGAGACGTCACAAGGGGATGAGAGCGAGGAGGATGGTGAGGACCTTTCAGACGAGGTCAACGAGAAGGATCCAGTTTCTTTGCAGGAAGAGGAAGACAACGTAGACGATACTGATGAAGAGGAGGAGAGGGAGGACGACGTAGACGAGACTGATGAAGAGGAGGAGCAGAGGGAGGACGATGTAGAAGAGACTGATGAAGAGGAGAGGGAGGACGAGGTAGAAGAGACTGATGAAGAAGAGAGAGAGGACAATGTAGAAGAGACTGAAGAGCCAACAAGTGAAGAGGAGAGCGACTCAGATGACAGCATCATCGCACCTTTGCAGAAAAG AGCTGAGATCCCCCAAGAAGCTTCTGATGGCAGGGAGGAGAGCACAAGGAGGTCTGATGAAGATTCCTCTGATGTTTTTGACGACAAGATAGAAAACCTCCTTGCTCCTCAGACACAGAAAATCCA AGAAAAGGACGAAAAAGCAGAAGAGGAACACAAAG AAACTTGCAATGTGAAGATTTCCCCAGCAGAAACACACCGGCTGAGTGACTCTGATGACTTTGACCAGTTTTATGACTGA
- the LOC133552722 gene encoding dentin sialophosphoprotein-like isoform X1, which translates to METRRDHFPSLWHLNGTHVNICKEHGHRTCSMLHLQQRLQELKCRECVARHNNKELLQQFDKAQDTLREMVAATAAMKTVRLEYEHHLEASAPCWQQQKEDTQGHHTTAQQKHLLAESAHRPVLPAFLQHAIAPVSHPQCGPGLNATRWASNPDNGPWSSVGMPSGSDGHLCMEDSPAHHAGTCSSSSHSSQELDAPSVRSASEHAEHVGSTVSRPARTKKKGSTFAENRCSSQGSSRRSSAAVSGGQSSSRKGSTDTIRRNVLGLALGSPKMKNKGNDQKSPTSSSLRKSPGEDAGSGSPFNQSESREHPEWGSGSNKAVGSKDREEELDSGEDEETSQGDESEEDGEDLSDEVNEKDPVSLQEEEDNVDDTDEEEEREDDVDETDEEEEQREDDVEETDEEEREDEVEETDEEEREDNVEETEEPTSEEESDSDDSIIAPLQKRAEIPQEASDGREESTRRSDEDSSDVFDDKIENLLAPQTQKIQEKDEKAEEEHKETCNVKISPAETHRLSDSDDFDQFYD; encoded by the exons CAGCATGCTGCATCTGCAACAGCGCTTGCAGGAGCTAAAGTGCAGAGAGTGCGTGGCCCGCCACAACAACAAAGAGCTGCTACAGCAGTTTGACAAAGCTCAGGACACTCTGAGAGAGATGGTGGCTGCCACTGCTGCCATGAAAACTGTGCGG CTGGAGTACGAGCATCACTTGGAGGCCAGTGCTCCTTGTTGGCAGCAACAGAAGGAGGACACACAAGGTCATCACACCACGGCACAACAGAAGCATCTTCTCGCTGAGTCGGCACACCGTCCCGTACTCCCTGCATTTCTTCAACATGCCATTGCCCCTGTGTCGCACCCCCAGTGTGGGCCCGGGCTAAATGCAACAAGGTGGGCCTCTAATCCAGATAATGGGCCCTGGTCCTCAGTCGGGATGCCCTCAGGCTCTGATGGTCACCTGTGCATGGAGGACTCCCCAGCACACCATGCTGGAACATGCAGCTCTAGCAGTCATTCATCCCAGGAGCTGGATGCTCCCTCAG TGCGTTCAGCCAGTGAGCATGCAGAACATGTCGGCAGCACAGTATCAAGACCAGCGAGGACAAAGAAGAAAGGAAGCACCTTCGCAGAGAACAGATGCAGCTCTCAGGG GTCATCCAGGAGGTCCTCAGCTGCAGTGTCTGGAGGACAATCTTCATCGCGCAAAGGCAGCACCGATACAATCAGAAGAAATGTCCTGGGACTTGCGCTTGGATCTCCAAAGATGAAGAACAAGGGAAATGACCAAAAGAGTCCGACAAGTTCTTCTCTCAGGAAATCTCCGGGTGAGGATGCAGGGAGTGGGAGTCCTTTCAACCAATCAGAAAGCAGAGAGCATCCAGAGTGGGGCAGTGGAAGCAACAAGGCTGTGGGAAGCAAGGACCGCGAAGAAGAACTGGACAGTGGTGAGGATGAAGAGACGTCACAAGGGGATGAGAGCGAGGAGGATGGTGAGGACCTTTCAGACGAGGTCAACGAGAAGGATCCAGTTTCTTTGCAGGAAGAGGAAGACAACGTAGACGATACTGATGAAGAGGAGGAGAGGGAGGACGACGTAGACGAGACTGATGAAGAGGAGGAGCAGAGGGAGGACGATGTAGAAGAGACTGATGAAGAGGAGAGGGAGGACGAGGTAGAAGAGACTGATGAAGAAGAGAGAGAGGACAATGTAGAAGAGACTGAAGAGCCAACAAGTGAAGAGGAGAGCGACTCAGATGACAGCATCATCGCACCTTTGCAGAAAAG AGCTGAGATCCCCCAAGAAGCTTCTGATGGCAGGGAGGAGAGCACAAGGAGGTCTGATGAAGATTCCTCTGATGTTTTTGACGACAAGATAGAAAACCTCCTTGCTCCTCAGACACAGAAAATCCA AGAAAAGGACGAAAAAGCAGAAGAGGAACACAAAG AAACTTGCAATGTGAAGATTTCCCCAGCAGAAACACACCGGCTGAGTGACTCTGATGACTTTGACCAGTTTTATGACTGA